A section of the Dehalobacter sp. DCM genome encodes:
- a CDS encoding FAD-dependent oxidoreductase, whose protein sequence is MDNIFFDSSGAGPGGMTCAYYLRQQGHSVTVIDKMEKAGGVLRYGIPHYRLPKSTVDQLVAALEGMGIQFKMGVEVGKDIQMADIESEYDSVYIGTGAWKQPILGIDGENLTQFGMDFLVEVNKYLKKAVNFGDNIIVCGGGYVAMDVALTAKRLGAKNVTLVCLEKACEMPAAREEIERAVEEGVVIRNSLGLSKVVESGGKVVGLETKKCVAVFNKQGRFAPTYDECITEVIPTDYIILATGQAVGTDFLDEKLASQIKSPRGLINVDTNTYKTSIKNVYAGGDAVTGPVICISAIKAGGIAAKVMSRDLGYKIEKANQSAPLSVDYTKLHAKKAAKLNELPVGERSLDKEDAASLTKDEALAEAGRCMNCGCYAVNASDISPMLMAVDADIVTTHRTIKASDFFTLKLKTDDILEAGELVKEINIKDMSDYTTHYEKLRIRNSIDFAIVSLATAYKIEDDILASLSMVLGGVAPVPYRLKNVEEILVGHTAY, encoded by the coding sequence ATAGACAATATTTTCTTTGATAGTTCTGGCGCCGGCCCCGGAGGCATGACCTGCGCCTACTATTTGCGTCAGCAGGGGCACAGTGTGACGGTTATTGACAAAATGGAAAAAGCCGGCGGTGTCTTAAGATACGGAATCCCGCACTATCGCCTGCCGAAGTCAACTGTTGATCAATTGGTTGCTGCCCTTGAAGGGATGGGTATTCAGTTTAAAATGGGTGTCGAGGTGGGCAAAGATATCCAGATGGCCGACATCGAGTCTGAATATGACAGTGTTTATATCGGTACCGGCGCCTGGAAACAGCCCATACTCGGTATCGACGGCGAGAACCTAACCCAATTTGGCATGGATTTCCTCGTTGAAGTCAATAAATATCTCAAGAAGGCTGTGAATTTTGGCGACAACATTATCGTCTGCGGCGGCGGCTACGTTGCCATGGATGTTGCCCTGACGGCGAAACGTCTCGGGGCTAAAAACGTTACACTGGTGTGCCTGGAAAAGGCATGTGAGATGCCCGCTGCCAGAGAAGAAATTGAACGGGCAGTGGAAGAGGGCGTTGTCATCAGGAACTCCCTTGGTTTGTCAAAGGTCGTTGAGTCCGGTGGTAAGGTTGTTGGTCTTGAGACCAAGAAATGTGTCGCTGTCTTCAATAAGCAAGGACGCTTTGCTCCGACCTATGATGAGTGTATTACCGAAGTCATCCCAACCGACTATATCATCCTGGCGACCGGTCAAGCCGTGGGCACAGATTTCCTGGACGAGAAGCTTGCTTCTCAAATCAAATCGCCGCGGGGCTTGATCAACGTGGACACGAATACCTACAAAACAAGCATCAAAAACGTCTATGCGGGCGGCGATGCCGTAACCGGACCCGTTATTTGCATCAGCGCCATCAAAGCCGGTGGTATAGCTGCCAAGGTTATGAGCCGTGATCTCGGCTATAAAATCGAAAAGGCTAACCAGAGCGCACCGCTGTCAGTAGATTATACCAAGCTTCATGCGAAAAAGGCTGCTAAACTGAATGAACTTCCGGTCGGTGAGCGCTCGTTGGACAAAGAAGATGCCGCCTCCCTCACGAAGGATGAAGCCTTGGCTGAGGCGGGCCGATGCATGAACTGCGGCTGCTATGCCGTCAATGCCTCCGATATTTCACCGATGCTGATGGCCGTAGACGCCGATATTGTTACCACGCACAGGACGATCAAAGCCTCCGACTTCTTTACGCTAAAACTAAAAACCGATGATATCTTGGAAGCCGGTGAGTTGGTAAAGGAAATTAATATCAAGGATATGTCCGATTATACAACGCACTATGAAAAGCTTCGTATTCGGAATTCTATCGATTTCGCCATTGTAAGTCTCGCAACAGCTTATAAGATAGAGGACGACATCCTGGCTTCGCTTTCAATGGTGCTGGGAGGCGTGGCGCCTGTACCCTATAGGCTGAAAAATGTCGAAGAAATTTTAGTTGGACACACAGCTTACTGA
- a CDS encoding MATE family efflux transporter: MNQERIQILDSMSVYKAISRLALPTVLGMVVQILYNITDTFFIGKLNDPNQLAAITLAMPITMLTMAISSIIGTGGSAYLSRMIGANNFAQAQKTLNVSILYCVALGIFLTIISLLFLKPLVTLLGASTHTFSYTYNFCFIILLFSAVIMLNFSLGQLLRSEGAVKESLNGMLIGTVLNIVLNPVFVLILGMGIVGSAIATVIANFIGVIYYLCCYRSKSKQSMFALAPNKFSFDRTITFQMLSIGIPAALGQILMSVGNIVSNNYAAAYGDLTVASMGVATRAFIIPLFIILGIAIGCQPLMGFSFGAGNYTRLKEVVNKATFLCTITGLLFFVLFLLFSRQSMMFFSSNKEVIELGTLILHALILSLPFLGIQFTITTAVQSMGKVVPSLILSISRQGLLYIPAILILTKLFGFKGFIYSQAITDILIMIISIGVWVTIFRGLKKTSSEPETESLSIV, from the coding sequence GTGAATCAAGAAAGAATCCAAATTTTAGATTCCATGTCCGTGTATAAAGCCATTTCTCGGCTTGCTCTACCGACTGTTCTAGGAATGGTCGTACAAATTCTCTATAACATTACGGATACATTTTTTATCGGTAAACTTAATGATCCCAATCAGTTAGCGGCAATTACGCTGGCAATGCCTATAACCATGCTGACCATGGCGATCAGCAGCATTATCGGTACCGGCGGCTCTGCCTACTTATCCAGAATGATCGGTGCAAACAATTTTGCGCAAGCCCAAAAGACGTTAAACGTTTCTATCTTGTATTGTGTTGCATTAGGTATATTCCTGACTATTATTTCGCTTCTTTTTCTCAAACCACTCGTGACGTTACTCGGTGCAAGTACCCATACCTTTTCCTATACCTATAATTTTTGCTTTATTATTCTGCTTTTTAGCGCCGTCATCATGCTGAATTTCAGTCTCGGTCAGCTCTTAAGGTCGGAAGGGGCTGTCAAAGAATCCTTAAATGGCATGCTCATCGGAACAGTTTTAAATATTGTATTGAATCCTGTATTTGTTCTAATCCTGGGTATGGGAATTGTCGGTTCGGCCATTGCCACCGTCATCGCTAATTTTATCGGAGTCATTTATTATCTTTGCTGTTACCGCAGTAAAAGCAAACAAAGTATGTTTGCCTTAGCCCCAAATAAGTTCTCTTTTGATAGAACGATTACCTTTCAAATGTTGTCAATTGGAATCCCGGCGGCTTTGGGGCAGATTCTGATGAGTGTCGGAAATATTGTCAGCAATAACTATGCTGCTGCTTATGGGGATCTTACTGTGGCTTCCATGGGGGTAGCTACACGGGCTTTCATTATCCCACTCTTTATTATTTTGGGAATCGCTATTGGGTGTCAGCCGCTCATGGGGTTTAGCTTCGGTGCAGGAAATTATACACGCTTAAAAGAAGTTGTGAACAAGGCAACGTTCTTATGTACGATCACAGGTCTTCTTTTCTTTGTTTTGTTTCTGCTCTTTTCTCGTCAGTCTATGATGTTTTTCAGCAGTAATAAAGAAGTAATTGAACTGGGAACGTTGATACTCCATGCGCTGATCCTTTCGCTTCCTTTTCTCGGTATCCAATTCACTATCACCACCGCTGTCCAATCCATGGGTAAAGTCGTTCCATCTTTGATTCTGTCAATCTCCAGACAAGGGCTATTGTATATCCCCGCAATATTAATTTTAACAAAGCTCTTTGGTTTTAAAGGTTTTATCTATTCCCAAGCTATTACAGACATTTTGATCATGATAATTTCGATTGGGGTTTGGGTAACGATTTTCAGAGGATTAAAGAAGACCAGTTCCGAACCGGAAACGGAAAGTTTGAGCATCGTTTGA